The following are from one region of the Mycolicibacterium helvum genome:
- a CDS encoding DUF3375 domain-containing protein — protein MDDDTTLSAADLLEINRDIQGSPTIRLLAALNLGGYATLMERHLSGGVVPETDLVVRLERDLEELGRPGGEQSGLGLIKSWASQGWLHRVADQRTGVERNLCYLTQDARRALDFLRGLRRQDTIATGGSINGIAARLKQIALRVGNDPVRIRAGIQAEIAALQAELDALERGEELADRSVDVDMTDMYDEARAIALQMERLITDIGQYGTMIERATAALDDPIDSNLEYRDRQRQMYADYQAAWDSQGRDSHRAFLRMINDPDQRAEFEADVAAVAQALPALDPALRKVMAGFFELVGQQIDEVERIQQRCAQRVKRFTAFGTLEQSRGVARQLNDAIGAARGLLKSSLTDSRLDIELPLARHAISSVGALSFRIGDLSNPKPAQAAEGELDLSSFAALTTQVDAPAMSEMINTAIDAGGRLSLPDAVEMLDAAYLGHVIVLWSWALKQPSQTDTAAQESVTVRFQSLDGRDREMEVPHLVFTEPISSLLGASA, from the coding sequence GTGGACGACGACACCACCTTGTCGGCCGCTGACCTTCTCGAAATCAATCGCGACATCCAGGGGTCCCCCACGATCCGGCTGCTGGCCGCACTCAATCTGGGCGGTTACGCCACCCTGATGGAGCGCCACCTCAGCGGCGGCGTAGTCCCTGAAACCGACCTCGTGGTGCGCCTCGAACGCGACCTCGAGGAACTCGGCCGCCCCGGCGGCGAACAGTCCGGCCTGGGATTGATCAAGAGCTGGGCCAGCCAGGGCTGGTTGCACCGGGTCGCCGACCAGCGCACCGGGGTCGAACGCAACCTCTGCTATCTGACGCAAGACGCGCGTCGCGCCCTGGACTTCCTGCGCGGACTGCGCCGCCAGGACACCATCGCCACCGGCGGCTCGATCAACGGGATCGCTGCCCGACTCAAGCAGATCGCCCTGCGAGTGGGCAACGACCCGGTCCGGATCCGCGCCGGTATCCAGGCCGAGATCGCCGCGCTACAGGCCGAACTCGACGCACTGGAGCGGGGTGAGGAGCTCGCCGACCGCTCCGTGGACGTCGACATGACCGACATGTACGACGAAGCCCGCGCCATCGCCCTGCAGATGGAACGCTTGATCACCGACATCGGCCAGTACGGCACGATGATCGAGCGGGCCACCGCCGCCCTGGACGATCCGATCGACAGCAATCTGGAGTATCGCGACCGACAGCGTCAGATGTACGCCGACTATCAGGCCGCATGGGACTCCCAGGGCCGCGACAGCCACCGCGCCTTCCTGCGGATGATCAACGATCCCGACCAGCGCGCCGAGTTCGAGGCCGACGTCGCCGCGGTCGCCCAGGCACTGCCCGCCCTGGACCCGGCGCTGCGCAAGGTGATGGCCGGCTTCTTCGAACTCGTCGGCCAGCAGATCGACGAGGTGGAACGCATCCAGCAGCGCTGCGCCCAGCGGGTCAAGCGGTTCACCGCGTTCGGGACCCTGGAGCAGAGCCGCGGCGTGGCCCGTCAGCTCAATGACGCGATCGGCGCCGCTCGTGGTCTGCTGAAGAGCTCGCTCACCGACTCCCGACTCGATATCGAACTCCCCCTGGCCCGGCACGCCATCAGTTCGGTTGGCGCACTGAGCTTCCGGATCGGTGACCTGTCCAACCCGAAGCCGGCCCAGGCAGCAGAGGGCGAACTTGACCTGTCCAGCTTCGCGGCGCTGACCACCCAGGTCGACGCGCCCGCGATGTCGGAGATGATCAACACCGCGATCGACGCCGGCGGGCGACTATCCCTGCCGGACGCGGTGGAGATGCTCGATGCGGCATATCTGGGTCATGTCATCGTGTTGTGGTCCTGGGCGCTCAAACAACCATCACAAACAGACACAGCTGCACAGGAGTCGGTCACCGTGCGGTTCCAGTCGCTGGACGGACGCGACCGCGAGATGGAGGTTCCACACCTGGTGTTCACCGAACCGATCTCCAGCCTGTTGGGAGCCAGCGCATGA